TGATCGAATAAGGTGAAGGCGATTTCCAAAATGATATCGTGCGGATTGAGCAACCGAAGGGTGCTCGAAAGGTGATAGTAGCATTTGTTGGTCATCCGCCAATGTCTGAAACATGAATTGGATCACCGAGTTGTTTGCTTCGGTTGCCCCACCGGTAAACACTGTATCAGCTGATGTTTTTTTTAGACGGAGAGCCAATGATTCGCGGGCAGCGGCCAAAGCGTTGTGAACACGAGCAGACTGCTGATAAGGACTCGACGGATTCGACCATTGATTATCGAGTGCATTAATCAAAACGTCTCTGGCCGTTACATTTAACGGAGTCGTCGCATTGTTGTCAAAGTAGGCCATGGCCGACTAAGGAATCTTTAACTTCATACCCACATTCAAGGTATTCACGTTGGGCATGATGTCGCGGTTGGCCTCAAAAATCTCATTGTAGCGGTTGGAAGTCCCATAGACTTTCTGACTTATTATAAGCAAATTATCCCCTGCAACAACCGTGTAGGTGCCAGTCACTCCGGAAGGTGCAGATGCTTGAGATCCGTCGAGAAGATTACTACGCGGCAGAGGCTGAACACGACGCTGTTGAGGTAACACAGAAGGCTCTGGTGCCGTGTAGGACGGGGTTCGCGATTGAACTTCTTGTAGACGAATGTTGAGGGAATTCGCTTCTGCCCTGATTCGGGCCAGTTCCTTTTTCAAGGAAAGAATCTCAGCGTCTTTTTGTTCTATGACATTGAGCATATCCATACGCTCAAGCTCAGCATCGAAGAGATTGGCTGGAAAGGTTCGTGCAAATTCTTTTTTGGCGGTGTCGATAAGCTCACGCACCATAGGGGCCTGCCTTGATGTAGGATTGAACTTAAGGTATTCGCGGAAATGATAAATCGCCAGAACAGGATCTTTGGCATGTTCCAAATAAAGCTGTCCAACATTCAGATGGGACTCAGGTGCAACCGTCACGGTATCAATGACCTTAAGGAAAGCAGTAAGCGCCTGGTCGTGTCGACCCTGCCGCAAATAATCCTCTCCATTTCGAAAACTTGCCAAACTTTGTTCAGAAACTTCTTCTCCTTTTGGCGGAATACAACCTGAAAGCCCAAGTAAGCAAGCTACCACGCCCAATACAGGCAGTCGTATTTTAAAAGCTAATTGGATAATAGAGGACATCGTTGAAAGGTATTGATAACCTAAATGAGTGAAATAGTGTGGGGGAAGTTAGAAGTAACTAACAATAGTATTTTCACGTGAATTCTCAATCAATACTTCAAAGGGCCAAGCACTTTATGCAATTAGAGTCTCAGGCTATTCTCGATACCGCGGAAACGCTTGACGACTCCTTCGTTCAGGTTGTTGAGGCCATACAAAAAGTCGTAAACGGAAAACGTAAATTGATTCTTGCCGGCCTGGGGAAAAATGCAGGTATTTGCCAAAAACTGGTGGGGACTTTCAATAGCATTGGAGTAAGTTCTGCATTTCTCGATCCCGTCCAAGCAGCACATGGTGACTTGGGCATGTGCCAGGAAGAGGATTTAGCATTCGTTTTTAGTAATAGCGGTGAGACAAGAGAAGTCCTTGAGTTGATTCCCTTACTTCGGAGGGTCGGTGTTCAAACTGTGGCGATAACCAGTGATAAAGAAAGTCGGCTAGCAAGTAATTGTGATAGGGTGCTGACTTATCTAGCCAAAGAGGAAGCCTGCCCGTTGAATCTTGCACCAACCGCTAGCACAACCGCATCGCTGGCCCTTATCGATGCAGTGGCTATGGTTTTTTTAGACCAACGAGAATTTGACAAAGAAGATTTTGCAAAATTTCATCCCTCCGGATCACTGGGAGCGAGTTTACTATTAAGGGTTAATGAAATCATGCGGAAAGGCGACCGGTTTGCCACCATCCTTGTAGGAGCCACCGTACAGGAAACTATCGTGGAGATGACTCGAGCAAAAGCCGGGTCGATAACAATAATAAATAATGAGGGCTTTTTAAAAGGGATCTTTACGGACGCTGATTTGAGAAGAGCCATTTTGAAGAACTCTGAAGTCTTCACGCGGCCAATCAATGATTTCATGACGACACATCCTATCACTATTCAGACGGGTGCGCTTGTTGCAGATGCCTTAAAAGTTTTTGAGGAAAATCCAATCGATGACCTGTTGGTAGTCAGCGAAGAAGGAAAACCCTTGGGAATGATAGACGGCCAGGATTTACCCAAGCTACGAGTCGTCTAAAGGCTATTCGCCCATGATGGTTACAGTTAGTTTCCGATTGTGAGGCGCTGTTCGATGCTCCCACAAGAACATTCCCTGCCAGGTACCCAGACTAGAGCGGCCATTCGAAAACGGAATATTTTCAGAAGAACGGGTAAGGGCCATTTTGATATGACTGGGCATATCATCGGGGCCTTCGTAGGTATGAGTGTAATGAGGGTCGTTTTCCGGAACTAATCGCTCAAAATAGTTTTCCAAATCTCGTCGTGCGGAAGGATCGGCGTTCTCCATAAGAACAAGACTGCAGCTGGTATGATGACAAAAGACAGAAGCGATTCCTACCTGATAACCAGATGAAGCGATTTTGTCTTGAAGCAGATCACTTATTTCAACGGTACCTTTTCCTCTCGTCTGGATTGAAATAGTGGATTGAAAAACGGCCATTTAACGAAGGCTCAATAAAAAGTGCTAGTAGCCTTAGGAAGGTTTTTCTTCCTCACCAACCGAGTCGCTATTTATTTCCTCTGCAGGATTGGTCATTTTTGCAGGTTCGGGGATTTTTGGTAGATCCTCGGGTCGCTCCGTAACTTTGACGGTGAAATCTTGAAGTACTCCATCTCTAAAAACCTGGACATCCAAAAATTGGCCGGCCCTGGCAAAAAACATGGCGTTGCGCACATCCGATATTGATTGGATTGAAAAATCTCCCATCCGGACCAATACGTCATCTTTTCTCAACCCGGCCTGAGCCGAAGGAGAATTCGACATAACTTCTGTCAGATATATCTGACGGCCATCGCGAATAGTTGATCGAACTCCGAGATCGATACCAACCCAACCGTGAATAAATTTCCCGGCAAAAAGCAGATCGTCGCGGATTCTAAGTACAGATGTCGCTGGTAATACATACCCATAGCCAATTTCAGCAGGAGTAGACCGAACTAAAATACCAAGAAATCGCCCATTCAGATCAAAAAGCGGAGCACCACCCTCTCCGCCTCGAACCGTATGGTTTATTCGAAAATGTGTAGTATCAAATTCCCTATTCGCAAAGCTCGTGTCTGCACCAGCTACCATCGTAAAAAGCGGAGAGGGATCAAAGGTCCAAGGGCAAGATACCATTACGGCCATTGACCCGACCTCTGGAAGTGCCTGGTTTGGCTCTGGAATAAAGTAGGTAAAGTTTTCAGGAAGATTATTGGCTTTTAGAAGAGCGAGATTGTTTGAGGCCTCTACACCTATTAGCTCCGAAGAATAATCAACTCCTTTGAATTTAAACCACGTCCGATCAGAGTTCATAACCACAGAGGCGTTAGCTAAAATGTGCCCCTCCCTGCTTATGAAGAACCCGGTACCGCTGGATTGCCCGATTTGCAGGTCTCCCTTCTCATCGTAGGTCGTATGGGCTGCCATTACACGAAACACGCCGTTCGAATTTTCAGCAAAGATCCCCGTAATACGCCGCTGAAGTGAGCTATACTCGCTATCAGACTGGGCAAACAAAGATCCTGACAATGTGACCAATGAAACTACAAAACTGATTACCCGAACCTTCATGGCACGAGGATGGCTCAAAATCCCACTGCCTGCTGGCGCATTGCCATGCCAAATGTGGGAGAATCGTGAGCAATAGTGTAGGAAACTAATGCAGCGACAAATCGATTATCGGCTGGTATAGTAGATGTTGGAAATTCCCGAGTATAAGACAGCGATTCGGGCTCATCATTGGGAATCAAATCCATCACGAAGATGGCAGATGCCGTGGACGCCGACTGATCGGTAATTGATTCAGCAATTACGGGTATTTCAGATTCTTCAACGGAGTTGTCCGTATAGCTACTCAACTGAGTCCCGATTTCTTCTGCCATGAGGACGGCATCGTAGTATTCGTTCTGACGCGGAGCATTTTCTTGAAAATTGACTATAAGAACAAACAACGCAACAGCTGCACAAGACAGAGGCACCAAAACACTGGAGCGAGCAAAGAATGCAGGTACGAGACGACTCCAGGAAGATTCTTTCTTAATAAGAGTCTGTAATTGACGCTGGCGGAAGTCTTTCTGAAACCCATCCCAAAAATCTTCAGCTGGCTTTTCAGCCCTTTTAAGGTCAAAAAGCTGATCTAAATCTAATTTGTTAGAACTATTCGGCATGAAAGGATATTAATCTAAAAGGTCTTGAAGTTCTGATTGAAGCTGCTTTTTGGCGTAGTGCAGTCGGGAGCGCACAGTGCCTACTGAACAGTTCATAATTTCGGCGATGTCTTGATGCGATAGTTTATCAATTTCAAACAACACAATTACGGTTCTATGCTTAACAGACAACGTTTGCAGCGCTTCGTTCAATTTATGTTGTAATTCTTTTATTAACGTTGGTCTTTCAGCGCTGGTCTTGGTAGCTAGAACCTCAAGAACATCGCTGGACCCAGTTTCTTCGGCTATGTGCTCATAGCTAAGAAATCTGCGGTGACGGTTCTTTTTCAAGTGTGAAAGGCTGGTGTTTACAGCAATTCGATAAAGCCACGTGAAAAATGAGGATTTCCCCTGAAAGCGCCCAATAGATTGAAAGGCCTTAATAAAGGAATCCTGCGAAAGATCATAGGAATCCTCCTTATTGGAGGTGAGGTTATAAATAACCGAGTAGATACGCTCCCGGTATTTAATAACTAACTCGTCGAATGCAGCTACATCCCCACTTTGCACACGCTGAACAACCACCCAGTCAGAGTCTCTCTCGGACAATGCCTTTGAAGTTCCAGCGAATGGATGTGTTATAGCTTTAACGAGATTCACAAAATAGAGAGTTAGGCGAGAATTTCCTAAAATCAACCTAAAACATAGGGGCAGATTTCTCGTTATTATGAATTTTAAATAATATTCTTTCCAAACCCCCGTAGACCCGTTTCGGTCAACCCTTATGGATTCTCCCCTTATACAGCTGTGTTTTTTAGGAATAGTAGCCTATGTCTTTTACCTTTGGCTTTCAGATCTCAAAAAAAACAAGGGCGGGGTTGCAGTGCCGGGTGCCTTGCCGGGAGCAAGCAGCACTTCATTTAAGTGGATTGCGATTGGGGTTATTGGCGCAGTCACTCTTGTGATTGCTGAAACGATCGGAGAGAATGTGCTTGGAGTCAGTTCTGAGCAAACGTCGATGACTCTCCTTCTTGCCCTGGTAACAATAGCCGCAGGATTTGGAGAGGAACTCATATTCCGAGGATATCTGGTTGTTCAAAACAAAGGCAGTTCAACCCTTTGGCTCAGTGTGTTAGCTTTTTCTATTATTTTTGCTCTGATTCACCCTTACCTTTGGAGTTGGGAAGATGGAACCCTTCATATAATTCTAACCAGCAAAGCCATCTTCAGCACAAGCGTAGTCCTCCTAAATTCAATTTGGTTCTACTATCTCAGGTTTTCAGTATTTAACGAAAATAAAAGCTTGTGGCCGTGTATAGCTGCACACGCTTCATCCAACGCGGCAGTTTTCGTTGTCAAGTTGGCCCAAGGACATGTGAGTGGACTTTACTAAAAAAAAGCGAAGGAATACATCCTCCGCTTCTTTTATAAAATCTGCTATGATATTTTTTTAACGAAGCTTCAACATGAAAGGACGGTCATCTGTTTCACCTGATACTTCGGATTGTTCACGCTCTCTTTCGCGGCGGGCCTCAAGGTCTTTAAGGTCGCCAAGTTGGCCTTGAAGTTTCATTTGGTGCTCAATATCAGACACTTGATTCCGATACTGCTCTACTGCCTGTAAGAGTTCACGCTCCCGGCTGCTAAGTTCGTAGCCTGGGATATCTTCAGCGCGAATATCCATATTATGGAGCATACGAGGATCAATAACCTCTTCGTAAGAACTACCATCTGGATTTAGTGTTTTCGCGGTGATAAAGATAATCAAATTACGCTGCGTAAGTGAGTTTGACTCAGACCTG
This portion of the Verrucomicrobiota bacterium genome encodes:
- a CDS encoding secondary thiamine-phosphate synthase enzyme YjbQ; amino-acid sequence: MAVFQSTISIQTRGKGTVEISDLLQDKIASSGYQVGIASVFCHHTSCSLVLMENADPSARRDLENYFERLVPENDPHYTHTYEGPDDMPSHIKMALTRSSENIPFSNGRSSLGTWQGMFLWEHRTAPHNRKLTVTIMGE
- a CDS encoding PDZ domain-containing protein codes for the protein MSHPRAMKVRVISFVVSLVTLSGSLFAQSDSEYSSLQRRITGIFAENSNGVFRVMAAHTTYDEKGDLQIGQSSGTGFFISREGHILANASVVMNSDRTWFKFKGVDYSSELIGVEASNNLALLKANNLPENFTYFIPEPNQALPEVGSMAVMVSCPWTFDPSPLFTMVAGADTSFANREFDTTHFRINHTVRGGEGGAPLFDLNGRFLGILVRSTPAEIGYGYVLPATSVLRIRDDLLFAGKFIHGWVGIDLGVRSTIRDGRQIYLTEVMSNSPSAQAGLRKDDVLVRMGDFSIQSISDVRNAMFFARAGQFLDVQVFRDGVLQDFTVKVTERPEDLPKIPEPAKMTNPAEEINSDSVGEEEKPS
- a CDS encoding KpsF/GutQ family sugar-phosphate isomerase, coding for MQLESQAILDTAETLDDSFVQVVEAIQKVVNGKRKLILAGLGKNAGICQKLVGTFNSIGVSSAFLDPVQAAHGDLGMCQEEDLAFVFSNSGETREVLELIPLLRRVGVQTVAITSDKESRLASNCDRVLTYLAKEEACPLNLAPTASTTASLALIDAVAMVFLDQREFDKEDFAKFHPSGSLGASLLLRVNEIMRKGDRFATILVGATVQETIVEMTRAKAGSITIINNEGFLKGIFTDADLRRAILKNSEVFTRPINDFMTTHPITIQTGALVADALKVFEENPIDDLLVVSEEGKPLGMIDGQDLPKLRVV
- a CDS encoding CPBP family intramembrane metalloprotease; this translates as MDSPLIQLCFLGIVAYVFYLWLSDLKKNKGGVAVPGALPGASSTSFKWIAIGVIGAVTLVIAETIGENVLGVSSEQTSMTLLLALVTIAAGFGEELIFRGYLVVQNKGSSTLWLSVLAFSIIFALIHPYLWSWEDGTLHIILTSKAIFSTSVVLLNSIWFYYLRFSVFNENKSLWPCIAAHASSNAAVFVVKLAQGHVSGLY
- a CDS encoding LysM peptidoglycan-binding domain-containing protein translates to MSSIIQLAFKIRLPVLGVVACLLGLSGCIPPKGEEVSEQSLASFRNGEDYLRQGRHDQALTAFLKVIDTVTVAPESHLNVGQLYLEHAKDPVLAIYHFREYLKFNPTSRQAPMVRELIDTAKKEFARTFPANLFDAELERMDMLNVIEQKDAEILSLKKELARIRAEANSLNIRLQEVQSRTPSYTAPEPSVLPQQRRVQPLPRSNLLDGSQASAPSGVTGTYTVVAGDNLLIISQKVYGTSNRYNEIFEANRDIMPNVNTLNVGMKLKIP
- a CDS encoding sigma-70 family RNA polymerase sigma factor; its protein translation is MNLVKAITHPFAGTSKALSERDSDWVVVQRVQSGDVAAFDELVIKYRERIYSVIYNLTSNKEDSYDLSQDSFIKAFQSIGRFQGKSSFFTWLYRIAVNTSLSHLKKNRHRRFLSYEHIAEETGSSDVLEVLATKTSAERPTLIKELQHKLNEALQTLSVKHRTVIVLFEIDKLSHQDIAEIMNCSVGTVRSRLHYAKKQLQSELQDLLD